One region of Olleya sp. Hel_I_94 genomic DNA includes:
- a CDS encoding (Fe-S)-binding protein — MEYIPNIIFAIILFAGIGYFANNVKKLVRNIKLGKDVDVSDNKPQRWKNMAYIALGQSKMVKRPISGFLHVIVYVGFVIINIEVLEIIIDGLFGTHRIGHSLLPEALYGFLIGSFEILAVLVLVAVVIFWTRRNVIKLKRFMKSEMKGWPKSDGNIILYFEVVLMCLFLVMNATDTVFQDYNSGNVISQFIAPLFSGLSEAALHTLERAAWWIHIVGILVFLNYLYFSKHLHILLAFPNTYYGKLTPKGQFKNNATVTKEVKLMMDPNVDPFAAPAEGTEAAMPEKFGASDVQDLSWVNLLNAYTCTECGRCTSECPANLTGKKLSPRKIMMDTRDRLEEVGKNIDANKGTFVDDGKQLLGDYITTEELWACTSCNACVEACPVSIDPLNIIMEMRQYLVMEQSAAPTELNNMMTNIENNGAPWPYNQMDRLNWKDE, encoded by the coding sequence ATGGAATACATACCTAACATAATTTTTGCAATAATACTTTTTGCAGGTATTGGCTACTTTGCAAACAATGTAAAAAAATTAGTCAGAAACATAAAACTAGGTAAAGACGTTGACGTATCAGACAATAAACCACAACGTTGGAAAAACATGGCATACATTGCTTTAGGACAAAGCAAAATGGTTAAACGTCCTATTTCTGGATTTTTACATGTTATTGTTTACGTAGGATTTGTAATAATAAACATCGAAGTTTTAGAAATTATAATCGATGGTTTATTTGGTACACACAGGATTGGTCATAGCTTACTTCCAGAAGCACTTTACGGTTTTTTAATAGGAAGTTTTGAGATATTGGCAGTACTAGTATTAGTAGCAGTTGTTATCTTTTGGACGCGACGTAACGTTATTAAACTAAAACGTTTCATGAAGTCAGAGATGAAGGGTTGGCCTAAATCTGATGGTAATATTATATTGTATTTTGAAGTCGTATTAATGTGTCTATTTTTAGTGATGAATGCAACAGACACAGTCTTTCAAGACTATAATTCTGGTAACGTAATCAGTCAATTTATAGCACCATTATTTAGTGGATTATCAGAAGCAGCATTACATACTTTAGAGCGTGCAGCATGGTGGATTCACATAGTAGGTATTTTAGTATTTTTAAACTACCTATATTTTTCTAAGCATTTACATATCCTTTTGGCATTTCCAAATACATATTACGGTAAGCTTACACCAAAAGGACAATTTAAAAACAATGCAACAGTAACTAAAGAGGTTAAGTTAATGATGGATCCAAACGTAGATCCATTTGCAGCACCTGCAGAAGGTACAGAAGCAGCAATGCCAGAAAAATTTGGAGCAAGTGACGTACAAGATTTATCATGGGTAAACCTTTTAAATGCCTACACGTGTACAGAATGTGGACGTTGTACAAGTGAGTGTCCAGCAAACCTAACAGGTAAAAAGCTATCACCACGTAAAATAATGATGGATACCAGAGACCGTCTGGAAGAAGTAGGTAAAAATATAGATGCCAATAAAGGGACGTTTGTAGACGACGGTAAACAATTATTAGGCGACTATATTACAACCGAAGAGCTTTGGGCTTGTACAAGTTGTAACGCCTGTGTAGAGGCTTGTCCAGTTAGTATTGATCCATTAAACATTATCATGGAAATGCGTCAATACTTAGTAATGGAGCAAAGTGCTGCACCAACCGAGTTAAATAACATGATGACCAATATAGAAAACAATGGTGCACCTTGGCCTTACAACCAAATGGACCGTTTAAACTGGAAAGACGAGTAG
- a CDS encoding (Fe-S)-binding protein: MSEQLIVPTMAEMMSQGKTPDILFWVGSAGSYDDRAKKITKAFVKILNKAKVNFAVLGTEESSTGDIAKRAGNEFLFQMQAMMNIELLNSYNVKRIVTCDPHSFNCLKNEYPELGGNYEVLHHTQFIKQLIDNKVIQIENSNFNGKRITFHDPCYLGRANSEYLAPRDVLSVLNANLIEMKRNKSTALCCGAGGAQMFKEPEKGDKDINELRTEDALETNPDIIATGCPYCMTMMSDGVKVKEKENTIKVMDIAELIANAQDL, translated from the coding sequence ATGAGCGAACAACTTATAGTGCCAACTATGGCAGAAATGATGAGCCAAGGTAAAACTCCAGATATTTTATTCTGGGTTGGATCAGCAGGAAGTTATGACGACAGAGCTAAAAAAATCACCAAAGCTTTTGTAAAAATATTAAACAAAGCAAAAGTAAATTTTGCAGTATTAGGTACAGAAGAGAGCTCAACAGGTGATATCGCAAAACGTGCAGGAAACGAGTTTTTGTTTCAAATGCAAGCCATGATGAATATTGAGCTGCTTAACTCATATAACGTAAAACGTATTGTAACCTGCGATCCGCATTCATTTAATTGTTTAAAAAACGAATATCCAGAATTAGGAGGTAATTACGAGGTGTTACACCACACACAATTTATCAAACAATTAATAGACAATAAAGTTATTCAAATAGAGAATAGCAACTTTAATGGTAAACGTATCACGTTTCATGATCCATGTTATTTAGGTCGTGCAAATTCAGAATATTTAGCACCAAGAGACGTGTTATCTGTATTAAACGCAAATTTAATCGAGATGAAACGAAACAAATCTACAGCATTATGTTGTGGTGCAGGAGGTGCGCAGATGTTTAAAGAGCCAGAAAAAGGAGATAAAGATATTAATGAGTTAAGAACAGAAGATGCTTTAGAGACTAATCCAGATATAATCGCTACGGGTTGTCCTTACTGTATGACCATGATGTCTGATGGTGTAAAAGTTAAAGAAAAAGAAAACACAATTAAGGTTATGGATATTGCCGAGCTAATTGCTAACGCACAGGACCTATAA
- a CDS encoding N-acetylmuramoyl-L-alanine amidase — protein sequence MQTNIFKLIVSFIIVLTFNSFQTSLAQGSNGKFIVVLDAGHGGKDPGKHAKTGLKEKDIALNIVLSVGKILEKNPDIKVVYTRKTDVFVDLFKRGKIANDANADLFVSIHCNAHNTQASGSETYVLGIHRNKTNFEVAKAENEVVYLEENYKENYNGFDPNSPESFIGLSLMQEEYLDQSIKLASLIQSSFTNKLKRKNRGVKQAGFIVLHQTVMPSVLVETGFITNTAEGAYLNSAKGQKDLSKSISDAILDYKTEIDKNVGSIVMEAPIVDTISTEEKTIKNTVFKIQIAASSKSLEPKAYNFKGLQDISREKSGGLYKYYYGYTSDYNKIQKLQIEAKNKGYKDAYIVAFKDGKQIKLSEALKTESN from the coding sequence ATGCAAACGAACATTTTTAAACTTATAGTATCCTTTATAATAGTATTAACATTTAATAGCTTTCAAACTAGTCTTGCACAAGGTAGTAATGGTAAGTTTATTGTTGTTTTAGATGCTGGACATGGAGGTAAAGATCCAGGAAAACATGCTAAAACAGGTTTGAAAGAAAAAGATATTGCCTTAAATATTGTGTTAAGTGTTGGAAAAATCTTGGAAAAAAATCCTGACATAAAAGTGGTGTATACTAGAAAAACGGATGTTTTTGTAGATTTATTTAAAAGAGGAAAGATAGCTAATGATGCCAATGCAGACCTTTTTGTATCCATACACTGTAATGCTCATAATACGCAAGCTTCAGGATCCGAAACTTATGTTTTAGGAATACATCGTAATAAAACTAATTTTGAAGTTGCTAAAGCAGAAAACGAAGTAGTTTACTTAGAAGAAAATTATAAAGAAAACTATAATGGTTTTGATCCAAACTCACCAGAATCTTTTATTGGGTTATCTTTAATGCAAGAAGAATATTTAGATCAAAGTATAAAATTGGCCTCTTTAATTCAAAGTTCTTTCACTAATAAATTGAAAAGAAAAAACAGAGGAGTAAAGCAAGCTGGATTTATAGTTTTACATCAAACGGTTATGCCAAGTGTATTAGTAGAGACTGGTTTTATTACTAATACAGCGGAAGGTGCTTATTTAAACTCGGCTAAAGGACAAAAAGATTTATCTAAATCTATATCTGATGCAATTTTGGATTATAAAACCGAAATTGATAAAAATGTAGGTAGTATTGTAATGGAAGCACCTATTGTGGACACTATTTCAACAGAAGAAAAAACAATTAAAAATACCGTTTTTAAAATTCAAATAGCAGCAAGCTCAAAATCTTTAGAGCCTAAAGCCTATAATTTTAAAGGATTGCAAGATATTTCTAGAGAAAAATCAGGAGGTCTTTATAAATATTATTACGGTTATACTTCGGACTATAATAAGATTCAAAAACTACAAATAGAAGCTAAAAATAAAGGTTATAAGGACGCTTATATTGTTGCTTTTAAAGATGGTAAACAAATCAAACTTTCAGAAGCATTAAAAACCGAGTCTAATTAG
- a CDS encoding putative LPS assembly protein LptD: protein MSIQIPSHTFTKIHLKALRTHSLNILFTLSFTVFINTLGFAQGEIPKKGVDLPAVKTTELQVNTIIDTTKTDKDIPLLSEKASDSTTVDTIKVKPLLSSTVSYKATDYMSYKKKESKMHLYNEAEVLYEDMEVTAGHIILDFDKDLIYAKGIIDDSTKLYKQRPVFKQGENVIEPDSIVFNTVTKQGLIYNSVTEQNGGTLITETTKKVNDSVYYLKNAKFTTAEDLEDPEYYFLIRTGKLVPGSKVITGLTNLFIYDVPTPIGLPFAFFPLTKKQTSGVIFPSFGEDGNRGYFLQNGGYYFAISDYFDLALLGDYYTNGSYGLRVENKYARRYKFRGNLAFRYENLITSERGFPDYAKTTIYNLRWSHQQDAKANPNARFSANVNLGSQNYYQQSINQINLPSTQNNTLASSIAYSKTFLGEPQVNINLTASHSQNTQTGAINMTLPTFQGSIGRIFPFAPKEGTKKGMLENINVQYNLRAENRITTTDEFFFKSEMFDDAKIGAQHTIPLSTNFKVFKYFSMSASANFNEVWTLNTVNKYYDADEEEIVTEDINGFDSFRTYNFSTSLGTTIYGMFNFDKKKEGKKLQAIRHVIRPSISYNINPAFDNYYDTVEVIDADGTTQSEYTRFENNLFGTPNNTYSSSIGIGVSNNFEAKVRDKDSTVVEPKKIILLNNLNFSTSYNVAGDSLNWSPIRVTGGTQLFNNKMNINFGATLDPYALDNNNVRINTYNIDNNGSLFRMTSANLTMGYSFDSKGLSASRDENENSRNERLLSGGRDDDLFGVSQDFADSRFLDDDKDEDKEEEPSELYNYGIPWNFRLAYAINYSNNARQNEISSHSLMFSGDLDIAPRWSIGGSSSYDFKNKGFGLTQLRFQRDLLSWRMNFTWVPFGTYNRWNFFIGIKSSILQDLKYEQRRKPDEGL from the coding sequence TTGTCAATTCAAATACCAAGCCATACTTTTACAAAAATACATTTAAAAGCGTTGCGTACACATAGTCTTAACATACTTTTTACTTTGAGTTTTACAGTGTTTATTAACACTCTAGGCTTTGCGCAAGGAGAAATCCCTAAAAAGGGCGTTGATTTACCTGCAGTAAAAACAACCGAATTACAAGTCAATACAATAATTGACACTACAAAAACTGACAAAGATATTCCTTTACTGTCAGAAAAAGCTAGTGATAGCACTACTGTAGACACCATAAAAGTCAAACCTTTACTATCTAGTACTGTTTCCTATAAAGCTACGGATTACATGTCTTATAAGAAAAAGGAATCCAAAATGCATCTTTATAACGAAGCTGAAGTGCTTTATGAAGATATGGAAGTGACTGCTGGTCATATTATTTTAGATTTTGATAAAGATTTAATTTATGCCAAAGGTATTATTGACGATTCTACTAAACTTTACAAACAGCGACCTGTATTTAAACAAGGCGAAAATGTAATAGAACCAGATTCTATTGTATTTAATACGGTTACTAAACAAGGGTTAATATATAATTCGGTTACCGAACAAAATGGTGGTACATTAATAACAGAAACTACCAAAAAAGTAAATGACTCGGTTTATTATTTAAAAAACGCAAAGTTTACAACTGCTGAAGATTTAGAAGATCCAGAATACTACTTTTTAATTAGAACAGGTAAATTAGTGCCAGGTAGTAAAGTTATTACTGGACTAACAAACTTATTTATTTATGATGTACCAACACCTATAGGATTACCTTTTGCCTTTTTTCCTTTAACCAAAAAGCAAACGTCAGGTGTTATTTTTCCTAGTTTTGGAGAGGATGGTAATCGTGGGTACTTTTTACAAAATGGTGGGTATTATTTTGCTATTAGTGATTATTTTGATTTAGCCTTATTAGGTGATTATTATACCAATGGTAGTTATGGTTTAAGAGTAGAAAACAAATACGCAAGACGTTATAAATTTAGAGGTAATCTAGCCTTTAGATATGAAAACTTAATTACCAGTGAACGTGGTTTTCCGGATTATGCAAAAACAACTATTTATAACTTACGTTGGTCACATCAACAAGATGCAAAAGCTAATCCAAACGCTAGATTCTCGGCTAACGTTAACTTAGGTAGTCAAAATTATTACCAACAATCTATAAACCAAATCAACTTACCTAGTACACAAAATAATACGCTAGCGTCTTCTATTGCTTATTCCAAAACATTTCTGGGTGAGCCTCAGGTTAATATAAACTTGACTGCATCGCATTCTCAAAACACTCAAACAGGAGCTATTAACATGACCTTACCAACTTTTCAAGGTAGTATTGGTCGTATTTTCCCGTTTGCACCTAAAGAAGGTACAAAAAAAGGGATGTTAGAAAATATAAATGTCCAATATAATTTAAGAGCAGAAAATAGAATTACCACTACAGACGAATTTTTCTTTAAAAGTGAAATGTTTGATGACGCTAAAATTGGCGCACAACACACTATTCCACTATCAACTAACTTTAAAGTATTTAAATATTTTAGTATGAGTGCGAGTGCAAACTTTAACGAAGTTTGGACATTAAACACTGTTAACAAATATTATGATGCAGATGAAGAAGAAATTGTAACAGAAGATATTAATGGCTTTGATAGCTTTAGAACTTATAATTTTTCTACGAGTTTAGGAACAACGATTTATGGTATGTTTAACTTTGATAAGAAAAAAGAAGGTAAAAAACTACAAGCAATAAGACACGTAATCAGACCATCTATAAGTTATAACATTAATCCTGCATTTGATAATTATTACGATACAGTAGAAGTTATAGATGCTGATGGTACTACACAATCAGAATATACACGTTTTGAAAACAATCTTTTTGGAACACCTAACAACACCTACTCTAGTTCTATTGGAATTGGAGTTTCAAATAACTTTGAAGCTAAGGTGCGCGATAAGGACTCTACAGTTGTCGAACCAAAAAAGATAATATTACTTAACAACCTAAACTTTTCAACCTCTTACAACGTTGCTGGTGACTCTTTAAACTGGAGTCCGATTAGAGTTACAGGAGGAACACAACTGTTTAATAATAAAATGAATATAAACTTTGGTGCCACTTTAGATCCTTACGCCTTAGATAATAATAATGTTAGAATCAATACGTACAACATTGATAATAACGGAAGTTTATTTAGAATGACAAGTGCTAACCTAACCATGGGTTATTCTTTTGATAGTAAAGGATTAAGTGCTTCTAGAGATGAAAATGAAAATTCAAGAAACGAACGCTTATTAAGTGGTGGTCGTGATGATGATTTATTTGGTGTCTCGCAAGATTTTGCGGACTCTAGATTTTTAGATGATGATAAAGATGAAGATAAAGAGGAAGAACCAAGTGAGCTTTACAACTATGGAATTCCTTGGAATTTTAGATTAGCCTATGCCATAAACTACTCCAATAATGCACGACAAAACGAAATATCATCACACTCGTTAATGTTCTCAGGAGATTTAGATATTGCACCACGTTGGTCTATTGGAGGATCATCAAGTTATGATTTTAAAAATAAAGGATTTGGTTTAACGCAATTACGTTTTCAAAGAGATCTTTTAAGCTGGCGAATGAATTTTACTTGGGTTCCTTTTGGTACTTATAACCGTTGGAATTTCTTTATAGGAATCAAGTCTAGTATATTACAAGATTTAAAATACGAGCAACGTCGTAAACCTGATGAAGGTTTATAA
- a CDS encoding thioredoxin family protein, with translation MSKIKVILFVTLLFSIQSFAQDWHTDIDKAKSLANKNNQNIILVFQGSDWCAPCIKLDKEIWSTLQFQNLAKNHFVMLKADFPKRKQNKLPLDLQAHNNKLAEKYNPNGYFPFILVLNAKGNVLGSLGYEKSTPEDFYKKLIAFEN, from the coding sequence ATGTCTAAAATCAAAGTTATTTTATTTGTTACCCTATTATTCTCAATACAATCTTTTGCTCAAGATTGGCATACTGATATAGATAAGGCAAAAAGTTTGGCTAATAAAAATAATCAAAATATAATATTAGTTTTTCAAGGTTCTGATTGGTGTGCGCCTTGTATTAAATTGGATAAGGAAATTTGGAGTACTTTACAGTTTCAAAATTTAGCTAAAAATCACTTTGTAATGCTCAAGGCAGATTTTCCTAAAAGAAAACAAAATAAATTACCTCTAGATTTACAAGCACATAATAATAAGCTTGCAGAAAAATACAACCCAAACGGTTATTTCCCTTTCATACTTGTATTAAACGCTAAAGGCAATGTGTTAGGTAGTTTAGGTTATGAAAAATCAACTCCTGAAGACTTTTACAAAAAACTAATAGCTTTTGAAAACTAA
- a CDS encoding MlaD family protein has translation MKLSLEVKTAILVILGIIFFIFGFSYLKGNNIFDSNNTYYTEFDYNSLAVSAPVTIKGNTVGKVKEIKYDFETGKTRVAFSVDKQLQFSKNSKISMYQTGLMGGNALAIKPAEDNQMAKDGDLIQSDVEEGLVTSLTSDFSQLSTNLDGTLKTVDTLMGNLNGLIADKSENGLQNTLAELNATLKSYKGLAYSINSVVKKNDENITTMVDNFNQTSGNLNQMSQKLNQVDIAKTVEDLQATLASVNTMMANVKNGEGSLGKLLKDDGLYTNLEGAALQMEQLLEDMKLNPKRYVHFSLFGKKPKQYDAEGNDLKD, from the coding sequence TTGAAACTATCACTAGAAGTTAAAACAGCCATATTAGTTATTCTTGGAATAATATTTTTCATTTTTGGATTTAGTTATCTAAAAGGGAATAATATATTTGATTCTAACAATACATATTATACAGAGTTTGATTATAACTCATTAGCAGTATCTGCTCCAGTAACTATAAAAGGGAATACGGTAGGTAAGGTTAAAGAAATCAAATATGATTTTGAAACCGGTAAAACAAGAGTCGCTTTCTCGGTAGACAAACAATTACAGTTTTCTAAAAACAGTAAAATTAGCATGTACCAAACAGGTTTAATGGGTGGTAATGCATTAGCAATAAAACCTGCAGAAGACAATCAAATGGCTAAGGATGGCGATTTAATCCAATCAGACGTAGAGGAAGGTTTAGTAACTAGCCTTACCAGTGATTTCTCTCAATTAAGCACTAACCTTGACGGAACGTTAAAAACGGTAGATACATTAATGGGTAATCTTAATGGTTTAATTGCAGACAAATCTGAAAATGGATTACAAAATACGTTAGCCGAATTAAATGCTACCTTAAAATCTTACAAAGGATTAGCGTATTCGATTAACTCTGTAGTTAAAAAAAATGACGAAAACATAACTACAATGGTGGATAACTTTAATCAAACTAGTGGCAATCTAAACCAGATGAGCCAAAAGTTAAACCAAGTAGATATAGCAAAAACGGTTGAAGATTTGCAAGCAACCTTAGCAAGCGTAAATACCATGATGGCAAACGTTAAAAACGGAGAAGGATCACTGGGTAAACTACTTAAAGACGATGGCTTGTATACAAACCTAGAAGGTGCAGCATTACAAATGGAGCAACTTTTAGAGGACATGAAACTAAACCCTAAACGTTACGTACACTTTTCATTATTTGGTAAAAAGCCAAAACAATACGATGCAGAAGGAAACGATCTTAAAGATTAA
- the serB gene encoding phosphoserine phosphatase SerB, whose product MTNEIFLLNISGPDKPGLTSSLTNVLSQYGAKILDIGQANIHDTLSLGFMFEIESGNNSAAVLKDLLFKAYELGVKAKFTPISLEDYEKWVGLQGKDRYIITILGEKLTAEQISEVTKVISEKNLNIDAIKRLTGRTSLIKEEEYPRASIQLSIRGKIENKAEFTEKFMQISHDLDVDIAFQEDNIYRRNRRLVCFDMDSTLIQTEVIDELAELAGVGAEVKAITESAMQGEIDFNESFKQRMQLLKGLSEDVLHDVAINLPITKGARRLIDTLKKYGFKTAILSGGFTYFGHYLQKELGIDYVYANQLEIKDGLLTGGYLGEIVDGNKKAEYLQDIANKEGIDISQTIAVGDGANDLPMLNLAGLGIAFHAKPKVKNNAQSAISSIGLDGVLYLLGYHDRHIDLIE is encoded by the coding sequence ATGACCAACGAGATATTTCTTCTAAACATATCAGGACCAGATAAACCAGGTTTAACCTCCAGTTTAACTAATGTTTTATCGCAATATGGTGCTAAAATTTTAGATATAGGTCAGGCTAATATACACGATACGTTGTCATTGGGTTTTATGTTTGAGATAGAATCTGGTAACAACTCAGCAGCAGTTTTAAAAGATCTATTATTTAAAGCTTATGAGTTAGGTGTCAAAGCTAAATTCACACCAATATCTTTAGAGGATTACGAAAAATGGGTAGGTCTACAAGGTAAGGATAGATATATTATTACCATTTTAGGAGAAAAACTAACAGCAGAACAAATATCTGAGGTAACTAAAGTGATTTCAGAAAAAAACCTAAATATTGATGCTATTAAGCGATTAACTGGACGTACTTCATTAATTAAAGAAGAAGAATACCCAAGAGCATCCATACAACTATCCATTAGAGGTAAAATTGAAAACAAAGCAGAGTTTACAGAAAAATTTATGCAAATTTCTCATGATTTGGATGTAGATATAGCGTTTCAAGAAGATAACATTTATAGACGTAACAGACGTTTGGTGTGTTTTGATATGGACTCAACATTAATACAAACCGAAGTTATTGATGAGCTAGCAGAGCTAGCAGGAGTAGGAGCAGAAGTAAAGGCAATTACAGAGTCTGCTATGCAAGGCGAAATTGATTTCAACGAAAGTTTTAAACAACGCATGCAATTATTAAAAGGGTTAAGTGAAGACGTATTACATGACGTAGCAATCAACTTGCCAATTACTAAAGGTGCAAGACGTTTAATAGATACTTTAAAAAAATACGGTTTTAAAACAGCAATTTTGTCTGGTGGTTTTACTTACTTTGGACACTATTTGCAAAAAGAATTAGGTATTGATTATGTATACGCTAATCAATTAGAAATAAAAGATGGTTTACTTACTGGTGGCTATCTTGGAGAGATTGTAGATGGTAATAAAAAAGCCGAATATTTACAAGATATAGCTAATAAAGAAGGCATCGATATTAGTCAAACCATTGCAGTTGGAGATGGAGCCAATGACTTACCAATGCTCAACCTAGCAGGATTAGGTATTGCATTTCATGCCAAACCAAAAGTAAAAAATAATGCCCAAAGTGCTATTTCTAGTATAGGATTAGATGGTGTATTATATTTATTAGGATACCACGACAGACATATAGATTTAATAGAATAA
- a CDS encoding FAD:protein FMN transferase produces the protein MKTNILIVVLLFCVLGFSQDTYNKKLKLMGSSFGITVVADSQKQADTFINIAISEISRIEKLISSWDPNSQTSLINKNSGIKAVKVDLELFNLINRALKISKLTNGAFDISYASMDQIWKFDGTMTEMPSKEAIKKSVDKVGYQNIILDKDQQTVFLKLEGMKIGFGAIGKGYAADKAKALLISKGVISGIINASGDLNTWGKQPNGDDWKVAIINPLNKEKIFSWLPVNNSAVVTSGNYEKYVKFNNILYTHIIDPRTGYPATGILSVTIFTKTAELADALATSIFVMGKDTGLDFVNQLKGVECIIIDENNTIITSKNIELNNLKHD, from the coding sequence TTGAAAACTAATATTTTAATAGTCGTATTATTATTTTGTGTTTTGGGTTTTAGCCAAGACACTTATAATAAGAAACTTAAATTAATGGGAAGTAGTTTTGGTATTACAGTAGTAGCAGACTCCCAAAAGCAAGCAGACACTTTTATTAATATAGCAATTTCTGAAATTTCTAGAATAGAAAAATTAATATCGTCTTGGGACCCAAATTCACAAACGTCTTTAATTAATAAAAATTCAGGAATCAAAGCAGTAAAAGTTGATTTGGAGTTATTTAATTTAATAAATAGAGCTTTAAAAATCTCTAAATTAACCAATGGTGCTTTTGACATTAGTTACGCATCTATGGACCAAATATGGAAGTTTGATGGTACAATGACTGAAATGCCATCCAAAGAAGCTATCAAAAAATCAGTGGATAAGGTTGGTTATCAAAATATAATATTAGATAAAGATCAACAAACAGTTTTTTTAAAATTAGAAGGCATGAAAATTGGTTTTGGAGCTATAGGTAAAGGTTATGCTGCAGACAAAGCAAAAGCATTGCTAATATCAAAAGGTGTAATCTCTGGAATTATTAATGCTTCTGGTGATTTAAATACTTGGGGAAAACAACCTAATGGAGATGATTGGAAAGTTGCCATAATAAATCCACTAAATAAAGAAAAAATTTTCTCGTGGTTACCAGTTAATAATAGCGCAGTTGTCACTTCTGGTAATTATGAAAAATATGTAAAATTTAATAACATCTTATACACGCACATTATAGATCCAAGAACAGGGTATCCTGCAACAGGCATTTTAAGTGTTACTATTTTTACTAAAACAGCAGAATTGGCAGATGCATTAGCGACTTCAATATTTGTTATGGGAAAAGACACAGGTTTAGATTTTGTAAATCAATTAAAAGGAGTAGAGTGCATTATTATTGATGAAAACAATACCATTATTACCTCTAAAAACATAGAATTAAATAACTTGAAACATGATTAA
- a CDS encoding DUF4266 domain-containing protein, whose product MIKKAIILVTLIFSFSSCVVVKEYEKVNLSDPDMSLTQKKIDRFETAFQVYREGASGANGGKSGGGCGCN is encoded by the coding sequence ATGATTAAAAAAGCAATTATTTTAGTTACTCTTATTTTTTCGTTTAGCTCGTGTGTAGTAGTAAAAGAATATGAGAAAGTAAATTTAAGTGATCCAGATATGTCATTAACACAAAAAAAAATTGATCGTTTTGAAACAGCCTTTCAAGTCTATCGTGAAGGTGCTTCAGGTGCTAATGGAGGTAAGTCAGGTGGTGGATGTGGTTGTAATTAA
- a CDS encoding RidA family protein yields the protein MKKIITTSKAPAPIGPYNQAVLSGNTLYTSGQIALHPETGELVMDDIKTETKQVMENMKAVLEAADMTFEHVIKTSIFISDMHNFAQINEVYGTYFKDETAPARETVEVANLPKFVNVEISMIAVK from the coding sequence ATGAAAAAAATAATTACAACATCAAAAGCACCTGCTCCAATTGGACCTTACAATCAAGCAGTTTTAAGTGGCAATACTTTATACACTTCTGGGCAAATAGCTTTACATCCTGAGACAGGAGAGCTTGTCATGGATGATATTAAAACAGAAACAAAACAAGTCATGGAAAACATGAAAGCAGTATTAGAAGCTGCAGACATGACTTTTGAGCACGTTATAAAAACGTCAATATTTATAAGTGACATGCATAACTTTGCACAAATAAATGAAGTTTATGGTACTTATTTTAAAGATGAAACTGCTCCTGCAAGAGAGACAGTAGAAGTTGCTAACTTACCTAAGTTTGTTAATGTAGAAATTAGTATGATTGCTGTTAAATAG
- a CDS encoding ABC transporter ATPase: MLVDFNTLPETSRVWIYQSNRSFSDTELEEIKAKLDIFIESWTAHGSDLKAGYDIRYKRFIILALDQEINKATGCSIDASVTFIQQLEKLYNVDLLDKMNVSYKQGEFVAHKTLTDFRKMAKQKAVSKNTIVFNNLVTNIEELNESWEVPASESWHNRFLN, translated from the coding sequence ATGTTAGTAGATTTTAACACATTACCAGAAACATCAAGAGTATGGATTTATCAGTCTAATCGCTCATTTTCGGATACCGAATTAGAAGAGATTAAAGCTAAGTTAGATATTTTTATCGAAAGTTGGACTGCTCATGGTAGCGACTTAAAAGCTGGCTATGATATTAGATATAAGCGTTTTATAATTTTAGCTTTAGACCAAGAGATAAATAAAGCAACAGGATGTAGTATTGATGCTTCTGTCACATTTATTCAACAACTAGAGAAACTGTATAATGTAGACTTGTTAGACAAAATGAATGTGTCTTATAAGCAAGGCGAATTTGTAGCACATAAGACCTTAACCGATTTTAGAAAAATGGCTAAACAAAAAGCGGTTTCAAAAAACACAATTGTATTTAATAACTTAGTTACTAACATTGAAGAGTTAAACGAAAGTTGGGAAGTACCAGCTAGCGAAAGTTGGCACAACAGATTTTTAAATTAA